The stretch of DNA acattcaaggcgtgttatttggcttaagatgcatacgttgagacggcaaaagttccacattgaacgttaacgccattcaaaaaaaaaaaaattgtttgcctCCATCCCTGCAGTAATCGGAATAGGAAACATCTACACATTTTAGTGCTAATCCACTATGATATGTAAGAATCTACTTTTAAAAATTTCCTGCATAATCACTCaattaactaataaaattacAGCTTTGTAGCTGCTAAGTAGGAAACTAAAAGAGTGTTTTTCTCGCTTCGGATCGCTACTTTGTAACACGAGTAAATGAAGTCAGAATGAGCTAATTGTCCGAGATTCAGGTGCAGGGAAAGATTCTTCTAGAGGAAATAAGATGTCTAGTCGAGTTGACGGTTGAACTATTACTGAAAAATCTTTATTCTCTAGTTTACTTTATTCTCTACAGTGGTAAATACATACCAACGGAACGATGTTGTATATGCGCTGGTTGCCTTGATGCTTCAACACTAATAttctgcatagggtatattatcgtgcaaatcaacatttcgcagcaagcaCGGAATATATAAATcgagatatatatttttattggcacccaaaaccgtacttctcgtctcgtattccgaaaaaaaaacttagtccTAGAGTgtccatttttgaaaaaaaaaatttttcgagatgacagtagatctcgatgttttatgaaattttaagacaattggtacaatttttttttcgaaaaccccgattaccTTTACTCTCCTCTtatgtgatttttcgattttcatgaaattttaagacatttggtatacatttcttttttcgaaaaccccgatttcctttactctccccttaggtgaattttcgatttttctcaaactttgaccgctttgtgccactctcccttaagtccgattgagctgaaattttgattagggtgttttttcgaggtggtgaacattttgtatatggtaactttttgaaatttgaaggtcgttttttttctcatacattcattggcaccctattgTATGTGCATGTGTATGGAAGAATGAACTGCCATCTTCGTTTCGATGATTATCAAGGATTTTTGTATGATCAtagaaattaaaagaaaaaaaaaagaaacatggaaaatagtctacataagtttgagcacGCGCGCGTTAATGCAGCCATGAGAAATCTGAATTGTGATAGCGATTGGAACATAATAGAGTTTGTTCTTATTGTGGAATTAGATATGCAAGTCTTGATAAAAAAGGACTCACAGCTATGATTGAGGTTTGGTTGAAGCTCGAGATAGCGAATGTTGTCGAGCGAAGAAGGCCCTTGATCGATTTATGAAGGATCAAGCAGACAACCATCGGAATGAACAGATAGGTTACAATCTGAAATTCATTCAACGGGTCAAATGCAGTCTTCAGAAttcaactcggtgctgatgcgcaacaagatttttgtacccagttgagctcccactccgtGTGCGCACTAGCTCTCTGGCAGATGAGCACAcgccgaaacacagatgaaatgtttggctGTCAGCACCGTTTTTGCGCTGTCCTCGCGCCGTACTTATTTTGAGCTGTAATGTGCACCGGTTTTCGCGCCGAGATTAGCATCGTGTTTCTGCACCTACCTGCTCTACACCACGCTTGAATTtggtttgctttctctgttgattCATATTTCTGTACCCAAGCGCATACGGTTGATAATGGCATGGATGCAgcgctgttgattttttttgctttgcttaaggtggccgtacactgtttgcccggaggtcaaatatttgatatattttgacagataaagtttgatttgatatttgtacaaacactattttgtttgtcactcttaaatattcaacagtgttaaacaatgtcaaacaccgaacatggataaaatcgatgaaatattcaaggtaacctaaccatgtaccgacaggttcgaagaacagactaaaaaagtattcgaggcatccaaaaattgaatatttgcttgttgtgttttgtgtagcatatatttgatcagtacacgtcgaccaaattttatctgtcaaaaagagtcaaatatttggcttcggtcaaacagtgtatgagcactctTAGGACGACGGAAAGCAAAAtggggcgctagaatttgatgtgtatggaATTGAGCGCGCGTTTTAGAATGGGCCCACATTATTTATAATGTTCACTATAAAGGGAAAAATCCATCAAAATAATGTAGTTCTAGTCTCGTTCATGCCACAGGTGGTTTTTTCGTAGGTactattattaatttttattttatgccCGATGGATCTAAATGAGCGGATCATAACTAAGTCTCATATTACAAATTAAACAATGAGCCAAAAGAAAATTTAACGTGTTTGTTAAATTTGCTTACGATAGCTGACAAAAAATCACGATTGAAGTTTATGGTATCGTCATATCGTCGGGCATTTCAGACGATATTCACGACTGATGTTTGTTCTTCAATGTGATAGCTGAGAAGCACCGCTCTACGGACACTGCGTAACAGatgcaatttttaaataaatttcgaCACGCGAGACAAATATTCTATATAGCTATAgatattttttgtcgagtgtttttattctatttcattttttaaaaatttattgatttttatttaatattttaatttataCAGGAACATATGTTAAAAGTGAGAAATATTTTGataacattaaaaccaaatcaacCTGAGGCTCAGAGTAATCCAACATCTCAACAACAGCCAAATATTTCAACAGAGGACGACAGACAGAGGACCCTTGCTCGAAGAAGAATGCCAGAAAGCTTCATCTTCCAAGCTTTATCCTTGGCAGGTAGATCTGAAGTTGAAACTTTTGGAATTGGCTAACACCAAAACACGACTTCCGGTCAATACAGATGTGGTGAAATACTGGGAATCCCAACAATTCGAAGATCCACAATTGTATGAGTTGGCGATGGTTGCTTTATCTGCACCAGCAACGCAAGTGTCAGTTGAGCGATGCTTCTCAGTGATTAAACTTTTATTAGAGCAACATCGGTTACGAATGTCCCCTAATATGCTCGACGATTTGATGATCATCAGCTGCAACCGCGACTTATTGTCAACTGCCGTAagcaattttcaacaaaattcctaaacgtttttgtttatttatgtgatgtaatattttttaataattgacGATTTCATAATACAGGACCTTAAACATTTGTTTCTTTTTCATTGCttggcaaaataaaaaaaaccgtaCTAAACCATCGAAACAACTGAAAATGAACATACTCCAGGTACATGTACTTTGATATTCAGCGTAGAGGATGGTATAAATCTCGAGTTTGCATTCTAAAGTGCGTGCATAATTTTCCAAATTCATCCAttacatttttcaaatgttAGCGTCCCGTCTGCCCATCAAATTGTGTTTTCAGTCAATCTGAGCAAAGCTTCAGACTGCAAACGTAAtgacgaaaagaaaaaaaacaaagcgtCCATGGGAAACGCTTGCGCTGGGGCGAAGAAAAAGACAAAACAAAAGAGACACTGACGCTCTCGGATCTACACACGAGTCGCAACGGGCTCAAAATCAGTGCCCTCATGTTCAAAGATTTTGGTGCACTTGGTTCAAAGAGAGAACAGATGTTTTTCATGAACGGCCGCTGatggttttctgaagactggtcaAATGTTTGATTAATTTGGAGATTAGAGCAGTTTGTCTGATAAATTTGGTAGTCAGGTTACAGTGAGATCAGAAGATGCTATGGAATAGCTAGGCGGGACAGCAAGCGTTTCTCTTGTGACTTGACTAAACTGAAAGATTTGCTGTTTACTTTTTACAGGCATCTCCAATAAAACTTTTGAGTAGATGAAGTTTAGTGAAATGTCGGTGCCATAAAGAGTTAATTTCATTAGATTAAGTAGATTAAAtcagttcagtttttttttgtaaaattggtTATGTATTAATTAATTATCAACTAGATAATCAATCAACTCAAACATATGAAGGGGAATGAGGCGGGACCTTCATCATCATTATTATCATTAAGTCGGTTGAAGTATTCTTTGTATATATCCGCTaaatattttcaacatttttcttaCAGAAAGTACGAATTGATGCGCTTGAATGTTTGCTCCATGTTACCAAATATCCCCCGTTTTTGCTGTTACCTTTGAAAATGGAGGTAGTGTTAAAGTTGCAAGATGCATTGAATGATCACAAACGTTTGGTGAGGAGCGCTGCCGCAACTGCGAGACTCAGATGGTTTCTGATAGGAACCGACGAAACTAGCTCTCAAAATGAGCAAACATAGTTTGATCAGTTACCAGACAATAAGTAAAATCATGTTGTGaaatgcaaacattttatcaaatAAACAATCAACGACCAAGaaaaatgaatgtttttttcgactttcagttttttttatttgttcagttTCCTTGATCACATTGGGCCCTAGCCATCAGAGCTACTTTTTGAGCGCGTTGTATCACTTCCATGCATCGTTTTTTTCGCATTAATCGGCAATCTTGGAAGAAACCTTCGTTACGTGGAAATCCATGACTCTGATCACTAAATGTAATCAGCCCGAGGCCCCAGATACGCCCTCCGCGGAATTCGCCCTCATACTTCATGCCATCAGATCGCCAAAAAACTCCATGTCCATGGAACCAGCCTTGCATGAATTCTCCTTCGTATCTGTTGATAGTTTTTAAGAATTATATGCTTTATTATGGAAACATGATTTGCATCTCTTACTTGGCACCATCAGGGAAACACTGCAAAGCGAAGAATAAGACCATTGAGCTTAGCAAATAACGAacaggtttcattttcttacCATGACTCCCAGTCCCGAGCACACCCCATTGCTGAATGCACCATCGTACCGTGTTCCATCGGAGAACATGATTGATCCCATGCCGTGTTTCTGGCCCCGTTGGTTCCAATCTCCGATATAGCGCGTTCCATCATCGTAACGATATCCGCCGCATTTAACTACTCCACTCTGTACACTTTCCATCATCTGTTAAGGAGAAACACTGAATGTCACACAAATCGCGTTCCAGTGGTACCGAGAGATACTATCGTTCTGGCTGACGACTACCGACGTGATACCGCGGTAGCAACGCGGTGTCAGGTTCTACATTGTACTACCTTTGGGCGGGGAAAGAGATAACTTAATTAGTATCGATCGAGCTTTGCTCTTTAATCAGATTATAAGGATGGCTGTGTTGCTTCCGCGACCGAGTGGTTGGCGTCGATGAAGAAAACTATTCCGAAATGCATTGCTACACGTGTGTCCTttaattacaaaaatttatttaaatacaaaaaaaaaaagtaacaatCAGGAGGCTGATCCATCACTCCAATCAAAGATGGAATACTTCTCATTATTTATAGTTGACCAATAGTAGGGGAATTTGTATCTTTAGACActaatgttttccaaaacttaaaagttcaatatactggttttcgaaataattggccaaatttttataaaaaagtgtttttctattttttttgctgaaattaaaacaagccggaAAGTAGGACATTTTAaacgatgcgggtataatggacatgtagtggggcgaatatggacaggttcgaaaattacatccatatgcggaatcatgtttaattttcggtttttgttcccCTATTCCGCTTTCGATCAGTATttattgtcataggatggtttaaatattacatAATAGCATGTAGAATgagttcccatcaacagaaatttgaaattcataatgcaactatacaaatcaaccacctgtccattacacccccactgtccgttatACCCGCACCTCTCCTATGTATTCGTTATGCTTGTGTTTTGTAGTACCCGATTGTTTAAGTTgattaaccttcctatactcgcgcataggtctgacagaccgagaatggatgaggtggctgaattaaatgactattaagactgaatgaagttaaagaaaat from Toxorhynchites rutilus septentrionalis strain SRP chromosome 3, ASM2978413v1, whole genome shotgun sequence encodes:
- the LOC129776727 gene encoding MORN repeat-containing protein 4 homolog, whose protein sequence is MMESVQSGVVKCGGYRYDDGTRYIGDWNQRGQKHGMGSIMFSDGTRYDGAFSNGVCSGLGVMCFPDGAKYEGEFMQGWFHGHGVFWRSDGMKYEGEFRGGRIWGLGLITFSDQSHGFPRNEGFFQDCRLMRKKRCMEVIQRAQKVALMARAQCDQGN